The Rhodothermus marinus DSM 4252 DNA segment GGCCCCGCCGCACCACCTGCAGCAGCATTCTGATGGCCGCCACGCCCGAAACGTAGGCCGCCACGGTCCCGAGAACCAGCGGCCCCATGCCGATCGATTCGGGCGAATTGAGCAGTTCGATCCCCTTCAGCAACGTAGCTCCCAGCACGACAGGCAACAGCATGAGAAAAGAAAAGTCGGCGGCGCGCTCGGGCCGTACGTTCTGGTAGATGGCCGCGCAGATCGTAGAACCCGATCGCGAAATGCCCGGCAACATGGCGGCCGACTGGGCCACGCCCACCACGAACGCCTTCAGCGGCGACAGATCGCCGTCCGGGTGACGCCGCAACCGGGTCAGGATCAGCAGTACGCCGGTCACCACCAGCATCCCCGCCGCGAAGCGCGGATGCTCGAACGTCTGCTCGATCCAGTCGCCCAGCAGCACATAGACCAGCCCGGTAGGGATCATCGTGATCAGGATCCAGACGGCCAGCCGGAACGGATCGCGCTCCCGGTAGCGCATGGGCCACTCGGCCGGACGCGGCAGCGCCGTCCACACCTCGCCCACGATGGCCCCCACCCGCTTCCGATAGACCGTGAGAATGCTCAATACCGTCCCGAAGTGCACGAACACCTCGAAGGTCACGCCGCCCGGATTCAGCCCCAGCACGTACTGGCCGAGCACCAGATGACCGGACGACGAGACCGGCAGAAACTCCGTGAGCCCCTGCAGCAGACCCAGAATCAGGGCTTCCCACCAGGACATGATTTCTATCGGCGTTTTTGTGTGAACGGCCTAACTTACACGCCGCCGGCTTCCTGTGCCAGCTACCGGCCCGTGTTCTTCAAGAATTTTCCGCCTGCACCGCTTCGGGCGGGCGGGGTTCCACCAGCAGCACCTCCTCCCGCTCGAAGACAACGGTGCCCGGATCGGCTCCGCGTGGCTTGCGCACGTACTTGCGCGGCACGACCACGACGGGCACCACGCTGCTACCCCGTGCCTTGCTGAAATAGGCTGCCAGCGAAGCGGCCCGCTCGAGCACCCTGCGGTCGGGCTGACGGTTGCGGCCGGGCACCCGCAGGATCACGTGCGAGCCGGGCACGCCGCGCGCGTGCAGCCACAGATCGTGCTTGCGGGCGTGGTGGAAGGTCAGTTCGTCGTTCTCCCGGGCGTTGCGGCCGATCCACGCTTCGAAGCCGCCACCCAGCGGCACGCGCCGGAACGCCGGCATGGCTTCCGGCGCTTTCTGGCCGGTTCGGCCGATGCCCAGCGCGGCCAGCTCGTCGGCATGGCGTTGCCGGAAAGCCCGCAGCGCCGCCATCGTGTCGGCCTGCTCCAGCTCCGCCAGCAATGCCTCCAGCCGGGGAAGCCGCTGGCGGACGTCCTCCAGCCGCTGGCGGAGCGCCTCGCGCTCCTGACGGGCCTGTCGGGCCCGCTCGTAGTACGCCTGCGCGTTCTCGACGGCCGAGCGCGTGGGGTCGAGCGGAATCCGCACGGGCGCGCCGTCGCCGAACCAGTCGGGCAACTCCACCACCTCGGCCCCGGGCGGCACCTGATGCGCCTGCGCCATAAGCAGGTGTCCCCAGCGCTCGTACTGCTCGGCCCGGTCGGGCGCGGCCAGCGCGGTTTCCAGCGCCTGTTGCTCCCGGCGGGCCCGTTCAACCGCGGCTTCCAGCGCCTGACGAAGTGGCTCGTAAGCCTCCCGGAAAGCCCGCACGGCCAGCTCGCGCCGCACGGCCGCGTGTACCGCCGCATCGACCGAATCGAACGCCTCACAGGGCAGGTGCGCCAGATGAGCCAGCGGGATCAGCGCAAAGTGGGTCGTCCATCGATCGGCCCGGTACAGCCGGGGTGCCGGACGGGCCAGCTCCGCTTCGAGTGCGCGTCCGGCCTCGTAGAGACGCCGAAGGTCCTCCTCGTCGCAATCGGCCGGCGACGGTGCCTGCACACCCGCCCGGAAGACCGTCTCTTCGGCCAGCAGCGCGTCGAACAGCGGGAAAGCCGCCGCCACGGCCTGTGCGAGCGATTTCCGGTCGGTGCGCCAGCGCGCTCGAAACGCCTCGAACGTGCCGACTTCTGGAGCCGGCCGCGGTGCCGGCGCCGGCTGTCCCCGCCAGGCTTCATCTTGCTGAAACGCCGCCCGCACCTGTCCGTCGGGCGCCACCCAGAGCACGTTCGGACGCGGACCGTAAAGCCAGCACTGAAACCAGGAGTCGTCGTCCAGCTCGAAAAACAGCACGCGGTCCCGCTCGGCCACGCGCACGTCGCGCAGCGTGCGGCCCAGCGCTTCCTCGAACAGGGTGGCGACGTTGCGACGCGCCCGGCTGTAGCCCTCGACGCGAAACACGTAGCGAAAGGCCCCCGTCGAGATGCGCACCATCCACTCGGCCTCCGGCCGGGCAAAGGCCAGCACCAGCTCGTCGCGCACCTGCGAGAAGGCGTCGCCCAGCAGGCTACCCGGCAGCTCGCG contains these protein-coding regions:
- a CDS encoding undecaprenyl-diphosphate phosphatase, with protein sequence MSWWEALILGLLQGLTEFLPVSSSGHLVLGQYVLGLNPGGVTFEVFVHFGTVLSILTVYRKRVGAIVGEVWTALPRPAEWPMRYRERDPFRLAVWILITMIPTGLVYVLLGDWIEQTFEHPRFAAGMLVVTGVLLILTRLRRHPDGDLSPLKAFVVGVAQSAAMLPGISRSGSTICAAIYQNVRPERAADFSFLMLLPVVLGATLLKGIELLNSPESIGMGPLVLGTVAAYVSGVAAIRMLLQVVRRGRLEYFAYYCFLVGLLGLWLIR
- a CDS encoding Rqc2 family fibronectin-binding protein, encoding MLLTYYTLRALADEWRRELPGSLLGDAFSQVRDELVLAFARPEAEWMVRISTGAFRYVFRVEGYSRARRNVATLFEEALGRTLRDVRVAERDRVLFFELDDDSWFQCWLYGPRPNVLWVAPDGQVRAAFQQDEAWRGQPAPAPRPAPEVGTFEAFRARWRTDRKSLAQAVAAAFPLFDALLAEETVFRAGVQAPSPADCDEEDLRRLYEAGRALEAELARPAPRLYRADRWTTHFALIPLAHLAHLPCEAFDSVDAAVHAAVRRELAVRAFREAYEPLRQALEAAVERARREQQALETALAAPDRAEQYERWGHLLMAQAHQVPPGAEVVELPDWFGDGAPVRIPLDPTRSAVENAQAYYERARQARQEREALRQRLEDVRQRLPRLEALLAELEQADTMAALRAFRQRHADELAALGIGRTGQKAPEAMPAFRRVPLGGGFEAWIGRNARENDELTFHHARKHDLWLHARGVPGSHVILRVPGRNRQPDRRVLERAASLAAYFSKARGSSVVPVVVVPRKYVRKPRGADPGTVVFEREEVLLVEPRPPEAVQAENS